A region of Fusarium keratoplasticum isolate Fu6.1 chromosome 6, whole genome shotgun sequence DNA encodes the following proteins:
- a CDS encoding Ribosome biogenesis protein ERB1, producing MAPLIASRKRKGPSEAAPADDDLAGVQLDGVLSQSEDDSEVDEDEFDDLDGLSSDEDVEDPDEDEDEEVHSDDASSELGDSARALPSLDDEDDQPNYRVVKDANGGERYEYAEVDPVYDSDDSDAQGPANTIGNIPLSFYDSYPHIGYDINGKKIMRPATGEALDALLDSIEIPKGWTGLTDPETGKPLNLSQDELELLKRLQMNEVPDEGYDPYPDMVPYFTGIEEKMPLSAAPEPKRRFVPSKHEAKRVAKLVRAIKEGRILPYKPPEERQREEEEKEEVYYDVWANEEPQDPHVMNIPAPKLAPPGYDLSYNPPPEYLPTEEEKEAWKSQDPEEREKEYLPEKFDSLRKVPGYGEFVKERFERCLDLYLAPRIRKNRLNIDPNSLLPKLPRPEDLKPFPTLNQTIFRGHEGRVRSVAFSPDGEFVASGGDDGTVRVWGLNGHQEWMAKLSSEEPVNVVRWRPNKETFILAAAAGEDLFFMIPSVASDAVEKASREVLDAGFGYATNGAQPAAANGVKKDPPAKWSRPGAKLEDAGVLLKATVRSLIKVISWHRRGEFLCSVSPTGQRSSVAIHTLSKHLSQIPFRKLPGLAQTAQFHPSRPLFFVATQRMIRCYDLQRQELVKVVQPGARWISSFDVHPGGDNLIVGSYDRRLLWHDLDLSARPYKTMRFHPEAIRAVKYHRSLPLFADASDDGTLQIFHGKVVSDLMENATIVPVKMLRGHKVINKLGVLDVDWHPKHPWCLSAGADGTCRLWA from the exons ATGGCGCCATTAATAGCCTCTCGCAAAAGAAAAGGGCCTTCTGAGGCCGCCCCAGCTGACGATGATCTTGCTGGCGTTCAATTAGACGGCGTACTCTCCCAGAGCGAAGACGACTCCGAGGTTGACGAAGACGAGTTCGATGACCTTGACGGCCTGTCTTCTGATGAGGATGTAGAAGACCccgacgaagacgaagacgaagaggtGCATAGCGACGATGCCTCCTCTGAGCTTGGCGACAGCGCGCGAGCGCTTCCCAGtctggatgacgaggacgatcAGCCGAACTACCGCGTCGTGAAGGATGCGAATGGAGGCGAGCGCTATGAGTATGCCGAGGTCGACCCTGTCTATGACAGCGACGACTCAGATGCCCAAGGCCCCGCGAACACGATCGGCAATATCCCTCTCTCTTTCTACGACTCGTATCCTCACATCGGGTATGACATCAATGGAAAGAAAATTATGCGCCCCGCCACGGGCGAGGCGctcgatgccctcctcgacaGCATCGAGATTCCCAAGGGTTGGACTGGCTTGACAGATCCAGAGACCGGAAAGCCTCTGAATCTTAGCCAAGATGAGCTCGAACTTCTCAAGCGACTTCAGATGAACGAAGTTCCTGATGAGGGTTACGATCCTTATCCT GACATGGTCCCGTATTTCACTGGtatcgaggagaagatgccTCTGAGCGCAGCACCCGAGCCGAAGCGTCGCTTTGTTCCCTCAAAACACGAAGCGAAGCGTGTCGCGAAACTGGTCCGGGCGATCAAGGAGGGAAGAATCCTTCCATACAAGCCTCCGGAGGAGCGGCAacgagaagaggaggaaaaggaggAAGTCTATTACGACGTATGGGCCAACGAGGAGCCTCAGGATCCTCACGTCATGAACATTCCCGCGCCCAAGCTGGCCCCCCCTGGATACGATCTCAGCTACAACCCCCCGCCGGAATACCTGCCTactgaggaagagaaggaggcttGGAAGAGCCAGGATCctgaggagagagagaaggaatACCTCCCCGAGAAATTCGATTCTCTCCGGAAGGTCCCTGGCTACGGCGAGTTTGTCAAGGAGAGGTTTGAACGGTGCTTGGACTTGTACCTGGCCCCTCGAATCAGGAAGAACAGGCTCAACATCGACCCCAACTCTCTTCTGCCCAAGCTCCCTCGGCCCGAAGACCTCAAGCCCTTCCCTACTCTCAACCAGACAATCTTCCGAGGTCACGAGGGTCGTGTGCGCTCTGTGGCATTCAGCCCTGACGGCGAGTTTGTGGCATCGGGAGGCGACGATGGTACTGTCCGCGTTTGGGGCCTCAACGGCCATCAGGAATGGATGGCCAAGCTGAGCAGCGAGGAGCCTGTCAACGTTGTTCGATGGCGCCCCAACAAGGAGACTTTCATCTTGGCCGCGGCAGCTGGTGAagatctcttcttcatgatTCCTTCAGTCGCAAGCGACGCCGTGGAAAAGGCGAGCCGCGAAGTCCTCGATGCTGGTTTTGGATATGCAACAAACGGCGCGCAACCCGCCGCGGCCAATGGAGTGAAGAAGGATCCTCCGGCCAAGTGGTCAAGGCCTGGAGCTAAGCTCGAGGATGCTGGTGTACTCCTCAAGGCCACTGTCAGGTCCTTGATCAAGGTGATCAGCTGGCACAGGCGAGGCGAGTTCCTGTGTTCCGTCTCTCCCACTGGACAACGAAGCTCTGTGGCCATCCACACCCTCTCCAAGCACCTCAGTCAGATTCCGTTCCGCAAGCTCCCCGGTCTTGCCCAGACGGCCCAGTTCCATCCCTCAAGACCCCTGTTCTTTGTTGCAACCCAACGAATGATCCGCTGCTACGATCTGCAGCGACAAGAGCTTGTCAAGGTTGTCCAACCTGGCGCCCGATGGATCTCCTCGTTTGATGTCCACCCCGGCGGCGACAACCTCATCGTTGGTTCTTATGACCGAAGATTGCTGTGGCATGATTTGGATCTGTCCGCTCGCCCATACAAGACCATGAGATTCCACCCTGAGGCCATCCGAGCCGTCAAGTATCACCGCAGCCTACCGCTCTTCGCGGATGCCAGTGATGACGGAACCCTCCAGATCTTCCACGGCAAGGTTGTCAGCGATCTTATGGAGAACGCCACGATTGTGCCTGTCAAGATGCTCCGAGGCCacaaggtcatcaacaagCTTGGTGTTCTGGACGTTGACTGGCATCCCAAGCACCCCTGGTGCCTCAGCGCTGGTGCGGATGGAACTTGCAGGCTTTGGGCGTAA